A part of Lacibacter sp. H407 genomic DNA contains:
- a CDS encoding DUF1003 domain-containing protein gives MDTKDYDQLFSIENEHLSKLHSIVKQTMKDEELIINNLMHPPEENLTAGQSLSDKIARFGGSWMFIILFFVVLISWIVLNSLLPAGETFDPYPFILMNLVLSCIAALQAPIIMMSQNRQEEKDRQRAQNDYLINLKAELEIRSLHQKFDLVIEEQLKTLFEIQQQQLELLKQIHSSTQKQE, from the coding sequence ATGGATACCAAAGATTATGATCAATTGTTCTCGATTGAAAACGAACATCTCAGCAAACTGCACAGTATTGTAAAACAAACAATGAAAGATGAAGAACTCATCATCAACAACCTGATGCATCCGCCCGAAGAAAATCTTACAGCCGGACAAAGTTTATCGGATAAAATCGCCCGGTTCGGAGGCAGCTGGATGTTCATCATTCTGTTTTTTGTGGTACTGATCAGCTGGATCGTGCTAAACAGTTTGTTGCCGGCGGGCGAAACGTTTGACCCTTATCCTTTTATTCTGATGAATCTTGTGTTATCCTGCATTGCAGCTTTGCAGGCACCCATTATTATGATGAGCCAAAACCGGCAGGAAGAAAAAGACAGGCAACGGGCTCAAAACGATTATCTCATCAACCTGAAAGCTGAACTGGAGATTCGTAGTCTTCACCAAAAATTCGACCTGGTGATCGAAGAACAATTAAAAACGTTGTTTGAAATTCAGCAGCAACAGTTAGAGTTGTTGAAGCAGATCCATTCCTCAACTCAAAAGCAGGAATAA
- a CDS encoding SET domain-containing protein, whose translation MRLPCLFIAETEQKGRAVFTNEALEAGTLLETAPVIVMTGEERKLIDQTRLHDYIFVWGDDNDQCAMALGWISVYNHSYQSNAEYYMDFETEQMFVKTVWPIAAGEEVTINYNGTWNDETKVWFDVVG comes from the coding sequence ATGCGTTTACCTTGTTTATTTATTGCAGAAACAGAACAGAAAGGCCGGGCTGTGTTTACGAATGAGGCATTGGAAGCAGGCACGTTGCTGGAAACAGCACCGGTGATCGTGATGACGGGCGAAGAGCGCAAACTGATCGACCAAACCCGACTGCACGATTATATTTTTGTGTGGGGCGATGATAATGATCAATGTGCGATGGCGCTTGGCTGGATTTCGGTGTACAACCATTCTTACCAGAGCAATGCAGAGTATTACATGGATTTTGAAACTGAGCAGATGTTTGTAAAAACCGTTTGGCCCATTGCAGCAGGTGAAGAGGTGACGATCAATTACAACGGAACCTGGAACGATGAAACAAAAGTTTGGTTTGATGTAGTAGGCTGA
- the gatC gene encoding Asp-tRNA(Asn)/Glu-tRNA(Gln) amidotransferase subunit GatC, whose amino-acid sequence MEVNHALIDKLSLLARLEIKPDEKDKLRDDLQQMIGFIEKLQELDTTGIEPLMHLTEEINVLRPDEVKGSVSREEALQNAQLKNNSFFMVPKVIKK is encoded by the coding sequence ATGGAAGTAAACCATGCGTTAATTGATAAACTCAGCTTGCTGGCCCGCCTTGAAATTAAGCCGGATGAAAAAGACAAGCTGCGGGATGATCTGCAACAGATGATCGGTTTTATTGAAAAGCTGCAGGAACTCGACACAACAGGCATTGAACCGCTCATGCATTTAACAGAAGAGATCAATGTGCTTCGGCCCGATGAAGTAAAAGGTTCTGTTTCAAGAGAAGAAGCATTACAAAATGCACAACTCAAAAACAACAGCTTCTTTATGGTACCAAAAGTGATCAAAAAATAA
- the mgtE gene encoding magnesium transporter, which yields MSLELEQEVSLKEQFEALMVREDKLEIQEFLNNQNISDVAELVYEFPDYESQMLANMSVHRAVSVFKILDLPTQKQIIKELPPFKTAELLNELPADDRTSFLEELPSSVVRELIKLLNPEERKITLSLLGYPENSMGRLMTPDYVYIYPHNTVVEVFDTIRKYGKDSETINVLYIINEKGELIDDIRIRDIILAAPDKRVEELIDGRFIALNVFDDQETANEAFKMNNRDALPVVSNTNKLLGIVTIDDVLWVANEEFSEDMQKMGGTAALDEPYIEIPIFKLFQKRVVWLIILFFGELLTISAMQGYQDEIAKVVILATFIPLIISSGGNSGSQTSTLIIQAMALGEISIADWWRIMKREIASGLLLGTSLCIIALTMIFIWSSFSTTFGDHSLRIGLTVGCSLIGIVLWGTLMGSMLPLLLKKFGADPATSSTPFVATLVDVTGLLIYFSMAYLFLNGVLL from the coding sequence ATGAGTCTTGAACTGGAACAGGAAGTATCATTAAAGGAGCAGTTTGAAGCCTTAATGGTACGTGAAGATAAATTGGAAATCCAGGAGTTCCTCAATAACCAGAACATCAGCGATGTGGCCGAACTGGTGTACGAATTTCCCGATTATGAAAGCCAGATGCTGGCCAATATGAGCGTACACAGGGCGGTGAGTGTGTTTAAAATCCTTGATCTGCCTACTCAAAAACAGATCATTAAAGAACTGCCGCCTTTCAAAACAGCCGAGCTGTTGAATGAGCTCCCTGCGGATGATCGTACATCCTTCCTCGAAGAATTACCAAGTAGTGTTGTACGTGAGCTAATCAAATTGCTGAACCCAGAAGAACGGAAGATCACCCTGTCGCTTCTGGGTTATCCTGAAAACAGTATGGGCCGTTTGATGACGCCGGATTATGTGTATATCTATCCGCACAATACTGTTGTTGAAGTATTTGATACCATCCGTAAATATGGGAAAGACAGTGAAACCATCAACGTTCTGTACATCATTAATGAAAAAGGTGAATTGATCGATGACATCCGCATCCGTGATATTATTCTGGCTGCACCTGATAAACGGGTGGAAGAACTAATTGATGGACGCTTCATTGCACTCAATGTTTTTGACGATCAGGAAACTGCTAACGAAGCGTTTAAAATGAATAACCGGGATGCACTGCCGGTGGTAAGTAATACCAATAAGCTATTGGGCATTGTTACCATTGATGACGTATTGTGGGTAGCCAATGAAGAGTTTAGTGAAGACATGCAGAAAATGGGAGGTACCGCCGCACTCGATGAACCTTATATTGAGATCCCGATCTTCAAATTATTTCAGAAACGGGTGGTATGGCTCATCATATTGTTTTTTGGAGAGCTGCTCACTATTTCGGCTATGCAGGGCTACCAGGACGAAATTGCGAAAGTGGTAATACTTGCGACATTTATTCCCCTCATTATTTCCAGCGGTGGAAACAGCGGATCGCAAACATCTACCCTCATTATACAAGCCATGGCATTGGGTGAAATCAGCATTGCTGATTGGTGGCGCATCATGAAGCGTGAAATTGCATCCGGTTTATTACTGGGAACATCACTTTGCATCATTGCATTGACTATGATCTTTATCTGGAGCTCTTTCAGTACAACATTTGGCGATCATTCACTGCGGATTGGTTTAACGGTAGGCTGCTCACTTATTGGTATTGTGCTGTGGGGCACTTTAATGGGCTCTATGTTACCATTGTTGCTGAAGAAGTTCGGAGCAGATCCTGCCACTTCTTCTACCCCTTTTGTAGCAACATTAGTAGATGTAACAGGGCTCTTGATCTATTTTTCAATGGCATACCTGTTTTTGAATGGCGTGTTGTTGTAA